The Mycobacteriales bacterium genome includes a region encoding these proteins:
- a CDS encoding Gfo/Idh/MocA family oxidoreductase gives MPDPAPLRIGVIGCGRIAQVVHLPAIAKSLAVELVAVSDPSPTLSGGVGARYGVPGLTDTAELLAADLAAVLIAVPDRLHLLLGGAALAAGRHVLLEKPSAATAEEGLQLAEAADKAGRTLQIGAMRRHDPALRWARDRVPELGELLVADFAYRLPTKLRASTEATLFPAMVVDETVRATEATFKVDRPAYLLRTHGAHVFDAVRFFLGEVTEVRAQLAQHGPDLHWQVTLGTERGLAAVAITANTHSDYAEHVTLYGAGGELRIESYFPFYRRSSTVAVFAEDEQLWRSPELGAVDPYQRQLEAFADAVRTGRPAEPDGWDGLAALRVIEATAASVAAGGDPVRP, from the coding sequence GTGCCTGACCCCGCGCCGCTCCGCATCGGCGTCATCGGCTGCGGCCGCATCGCCCAGGTGGTGCACCTGCCGGCTATCGCCAAGTCCCTCGCGGTCGAGCTGGTCGCGGTGAGCGACCCGAGCCCGACCCTGTCGGGCGGCGTCGGCGCCCGGTACGGCGTACCCGGGCTGACCGACACCGCCGAGCTGTTGGCCGCCGACCTGGCCGCCGTGCTCATCGCGGTGCCGGACCGGCTGCATCTGCTGCTGGGCGGGGCGGCGCTGGCCGCCGGCCGGCACGTGCTGCTGGAGAAGCCGTCCGCGGCCACCGCCGAGGAGGGCCTGCAGCTGGCCGAGGCGGCCGACAAGGCCGGTCGGACCCTGCAGATCGGGGCGATGCGCCGGCACGACCCGGCGCTGCGCTGGGCCCGGGACCGGGTGCCGGAGCTGGGCGAGCTGCTGGTGGCCGACTTCGCCTACCGGCTGCCGACGAAGCTGCGGGCCAGCACCGAGGCCACCCTGTTCCCGGCCATGGTGGTGGACGAGACGGTCCGGGCCACCGAGGCGACCTTCAAGGTGGACCGGCCGGCCTACCTGCTGCGCACCCACGGCGCGCACGTCTTCGACGCGGTCCGGTTCTTCCTCGGCGAGGTCACCGAGGTGCGGGCCCAACTGGCTCAGCACGGCCCGGACCTGCACTGGCAGGTGACCCTGGGCACCGAGCGGGGGCTGGCCGCGGTCGCGATCACCGCCAACACCCACTCCGACTACGCCGAGCACGTCACCCTGTACGGCGCGGGTGGCGAGCTGCGGATCGAGTCGTACTTCCCGTTCTACCGGCGGTCCAGCACTGTCGCAGTATTCGCCGAGGACGAGCAGCTGTGGCGGTCGCCCGAACTGGGAGCGGTGGACCCGTACCAGCGGCAGCTGGAGGCCTTCGCCGACGCGGTCCGGACCGGCCGGCCGGCCGAGCCGGACGGCTGGGACGGGCTGGCCGCGCTGCGGGTGATCGAAGCTACCGCGGCCAGCGTCGCGGCCGGCGGCGACCCGGTCCGGCCGTGA
- a CDS encoding ROK family protein: MVAVGVDIGGSKVAAAALTGPARSWREHGLRPDTATTAGVVAAIRAAALAVAGGDPVDAVGLSVAGWLSADRRRVVHAANLGLRDVPLPDLVAAALDCPVVMENDGNAAAVAEAVRAAADAVAAGRTGAGTVVVLALGTGVGGGVVLPGGTVLTGDGGLAGELGHLPVPGDGRPCVCGGLDCLELYASGPGLAAAAGTPDARAAVAAAGRGDPRAAAALRAAAAALAAAVRILQPVLDPARVVLAGSVAEGAGPPLRDAVTAALAGPGPLAAVAAPPEISLSTLGPYACAIGAAELAAGRKRRGLLRA; this comes from the coding sequence GTGGTTGCGGTCGGCGTGGACATCGGCGGCAGCAAGGTCGCCGCCGCCGCGCTGACCGGTCCGGCCCGCAGCTGGCGGGAGCACGGGCTGCGCCCGGACACGGCCACCACCGCCGGGGTGGTCGCCGCGATCCGCGCTGCCGCGCTCGCCGTGGCGGGCGGTGACCCCGTCGACGCGGTCGGGCTGTCGGTCGCCGGCTGGCTGTCCGCCGACCGCCGCCGGGTCGTGCACGCGGCCAACCTCGGCCTCCGCGACGTCCCGCTCCCCGACCTGGTCGCCGCCGCCCTCGACTGCCCGGTGGTGATGGAGAACGACGGCAACGCCGCCGCCGTCGCCGAAGCCGTCCGCGCCGCCGCCGACGCAGTGGCCGCCGGTCGTACGGGCGCCGGGACCGTGGTCGTGCTGGCGCTGGGAACCGGGGTGGGCGGCGGGGTGGTGCTGCCGGGCGGGACGGTGCTGACCGGGGACGGTGGGCTGGCCGGGGAGCTGGGGCACCTGCCGGTGCCGGGGGACGGCCGGCCGTGCGTGTGCGGCGGCCTGGACTGCCTGGAGCTCTACGCGAGCGGCCCGGGGCTGGCGGCCGCGGCCGGTACCCCGGACGCGCGGGCGGCGGTCGCCGCGGCCGGACGGGGTGACCCCCGGGCGGCCGCGGCGCTGCGTGCCGCCGCGGCCGCCCTGGCGGCTGCCGTCCGCATCCTGCAGCCGGTGCTCGACCCGGCCCGGGTGGTGCTCGCCGGCAGCGTCGCCGAAGGCGCCGGACCGCCGCTGCGGGACGCGGTGACCGCCGCCCTGGCCGGCCCCGGCCCGCTGGCCGCGGTGGCCGCACCGCCGGAGATCTCGCTCAGCACCCTCGGCCCGTACGCCTGCGCGATCGGCGCAGCCGAGCTGGCCGCCGGCCGGAAGAGAAGAGGACTGCTCCGTGCCTGA
- a CDS encoding PP2C family protein-serine/threonine phosphatase, translating to MVARHAATLGADDATVYLVDLQQRVLVPFLDPRGPGVGRQVETLSVDATLPGRAFQHVEVLTQGAPDGRLRVWLPLLDGIERLGVLGVTVNAAVEPKIATGLIGVRLRRFAALVTELIMTKMVYGDTMVRLRRQSEMGLAAEMQWSLLPPLTFACDEVTIAAALEPAYQVAGDTVDYAVDPGWTRVAVFDGMGHGLRSAQLAALAVAAYRNGRRADRSLTDTATLIHDALIEAFGGTAFATAVLAELDTDTGMLSWINAGHPEPLLLRNGRLVRSLHSRPTLPLGLAVTGRPDTTITVGREQLQPDDRVLFYTDGVTEARSPTGVFFGEQALVDLLRRNFAAGLPAPETMRRVVHALLDHQEGQLTDDATLLLLEWRNTNTDALLP from the coding sequence TTGGTCGCGCGGCACGCGGCGACGCTGGGCGCGGACGACGCGACGGTGTATCTCGTCGATCTGCAGCAGCGGGTTCTGGTTCCGTTCCTCGATCCGCGCGGCCCCGGTGTCGGACGGCAGGTGGAGACGCTCAGCGTCGACGCCACACTTCCAGGACGGGCTTTCCAGCACGTCGAGGTGTTGACGCAGGGCGCCCCCGACGGCCGTCTGCGGGTGTGGCTTCCGCTGCTGGACGGCATCGAGCGGCTCGGCGTGCTCGGCGTGACGGTGAACGCCGCGGTGGAACCGAAGATCGCCACCGGCCTGATCGGCGTCCGGCTGCGCCGCTTCGCGGCACTGGTCACCGAACTGATCATGACCAAGATGGTGTACGGGGACACCATGGTGCGGCTGCGCCGGCAGTCGGAAATGGGCCTGGCCGCGGAGATGCAATGGTCACTGCTGCCACCGCTGACCTTCGCCTGCGACGAGGTCACCATCGCCGCCGCTCTGGAGCCGGCCTATCAGGTCGCGGGGGACACCGTCGACTACGCCGTGGACCCGGGCTGGACGCGGGTCGCCGTCTTCGATGGCATGGGGCATGGCTTGCGCAGCGCCCAGCTCGCGGCGTTGGCCGTCGCGGCGTACCGCAACGGTCGGCGCGCCGACAGGTCATTGACCGACACCGCCACGCTCATCCACGACGCGCTGATCGAGGCGTTCGGCGGCACCGCCTTCGCCACCGCCGTGCTGGCGGAACTCGACACCGACACCGGCATGCTGAGCTGGATCAACGCCGGGCATCCCGAACCGCTGCTGCTGCGGAACGGCAGGCTGGTCAGATCTCTGCACAGCCGCCCCACGCTGCCACTTGGCCTGGCCGTCACGGGGCGACCTGACACCACCATCACCGTTGGCCGGGAGCAGCTCCAACCCGATGACCGGGTTCTGTTCTACACCGACGGAGTGACCGAAGCCCGCTCCCCGACCGGTGTCTTCTTCGGCGAGCAGGCATTGGTGGACCTGCTCCGGCGAAACTTCGCCGCCGGCCTTCCCGCCCCGGAAACCATGCGGCGCGTCGTCCACGCCTTGCTCGACCACCAGGAGGGCCAGCTCACCGACGACGCCACGCTCCTGCTTCTGGAGTGGAGAAACACCAACACCGACGCGCTCCTGCCGTAG
- a CDS encoding sugar phosphate isomerase/epimerase: MTDRVGVFARSFIRDSAGAVADAVVAAGYDTVQLNLSSVGLPTVPADPDGLDLAGIAAAFADRGVSVWGVSVTYNAIDPDPDRRRELTARAARFLARVPELGAGFATLCTGTRDPENMWRRHPDNDTPAAWRDLRATLDVLLAAASAAGIRLGVEPEGANVIADAARAVRLLAELGPDAGLVGIVLDPANLVTPEQAADQRKILTTAAETLAGSVVCLHAKDVTPGGYAAVGEGLLDYELVLALRAGLPVAVPVVVQDVTEADARRVRDFLAAGLTRHPWRPG; the protein is encoded by the coding sequence GTGACGGACCGGGTCGGCGTCTTCGCCCGCAGCTTCATCCGGGACAGCGCTGGTGCGGTGGCCGACGCCGTCGTCGCGGCCGGCTACGACACCGTGCAGCTCAACCTGTCCAGCGTCGGGCTGCCGACGGTCCCGGCCGACCCCGACGGGCTCGACCTGGCCGGGATTGCGGCCGCCTTCGCCGACCGCGGGGTGTCGGTATGGGGCGTGTCGGTCACCTACAACGCGATCGACCCGGACCCGGACCGGCGGCGGGAGCTGACCGCGCGGGCGGCCCGGTTCCTGGCCCGGGTGCCGGAGCTGGGCGCCGGGTTCGCCACCCTGTGCACCGGCACCCGCGACCCGGAGAACATGTGGCGCCGGCACCCGGACAACGACACCCCGGCCGCCTGGCGGGACCTGCGGGCCACCCTCGACGTGCTGCTGGCCGCCGCATCCGCCGCCGGCATCCGGCTCGGGGTGGAGCCGGAGGGGGCGAACGTGATCGCCGACGCCGCCCGCGCCGTCCGGCTGCTGGCCGAGCTGGGCCCGGACGCCGGGCTGGTCGGCATCGTGCTCGACCCGGCCAACCTGGTCACGCCCGAGCAGGCCGCCGACCAGCGGAAGATCCTCACCACGGCGGCGGAGACGCTGGCCGGCTCGGTGGTCTGCCTGCACGCCAAGGACGTCACCCCGGGCGGCTACGCGGCGGTGGGGGAGGGGTTGCTGGACTACGAGCTTGTCCTGGCGCTGCGGGCCGGGCTGCCGGTCGCGGTGCCGGTGGTGGTGCAGGACGTCACCGAGGCCGACGCGCGTCGGGTCAGGGATTTCCTCGCCGCCGGCCTGACCCGCCACCCGTGGCGGCCCGGGTGA
- a CDS encoding MoaD/ThiS family protein produces MTAPDTTAVRVRLPAHLRTVARIDGELEIRVQGRPTQRTVLDELEARYPKLRGTIRDSVTKKRRPFIRVFACEEDLSHESPDTPLPDAVSTGAEPLLIVGAMAGG; encoded by the coding sequence ATGACCGCACCGGACACGACGGCCGTCCGGGTTCGCCTGCCGGCCCACCTGCGGACCGTGGCCCGCATCGACGGCGAGCTGGAGATCCGGGTCCAAGGCCGGCCGACCCAGCGGACCGTCTTGGACGAGCTGGAGGCCCGGTACCCGAAGCTGCGCGGCACGATCCGGGACTCCGTCACCAAGAAGCGTCGGCCCTTCATCCGGGTCTTCGCCTGCGAGGAAGACCTGTCCCACGAGTCTCCCGACACCCCGCTGCCGGACGCGGTCAGCACCGGAGCCGAGCCCTTGCTGATCGTCGGAGCCATGGCCGGCGGCTAG
- a CDS encoding ribulose-phosphate 3-epimerase: MKQFVSLWSADQLDLGRAVDLVDDLVDGFHVDVFDGHDVAELLYGPDLVAALRRRTGRTVDVHLNVTDPDFWVPRFAAAGADVITVQSAPCPDVDATLAGIRDTGCAAGLGLELHEPVPVAADRLGALDRVLVMGTETGVKGRDLDPAAPERVTALTAARAAAGWTGDLVVDGGIRRHTVPRLARAGADGVIPGSLVFADPDPRRAAAAIKELGADTDLADFWTAAVAR, from the coding sequence ATGAAGCAGTTCGTGTCGCTCTGGTCGGCCGACCAGCTCGACCTGGGCCGGGCGGTCGACCTGGTGGACGATCTCGTCGACGGCTTTCACGTCGACGTCTTCGACGGCCACGACGTCGCCGAGCTGCTCTACGGCCCCGACCTGGTCGCCGCCCTGCGGCGCCGGACCGGGCGGACCGTGGACGTACACCTCAACGTCACCGACCCGGACTTCTGGGTGCCCCGGTTCGCCGCCGCCGGCGCCGACGTGATCACCGTCCAGTCCGCGCCCTGCCCGGACGTCGACGCCACCCTGGCCGGCATCCGGGACACCGGCTGCGCGGCCGGCCTCGGCCTGGAGCTGCACGAGCCGGTCCCCGTCGCCGCCGACCGGCTCGGCGCGCTGGACCGGGTGCTGGTGATGGGCACCGAGACCGGCGTGAAGGGCCGCGACCTCGATCCGGCCGCCCCGGAGCGGGTGACCGCGCTGACCGCCGCCCGGGCCGCCGCCGGCTGGACCGGCGACCTGGTGGTGGACGGCGGCATCCGCCGGCACACCGTCCCCCGGCTGGCGCGGGCCGGCGCCGACGGGGTGATCCCCGGCTCGCTCGTCTTCGCCGACCCCGACCCCCGCCGGGCCGCCGCCGCGATCAAGGAGCTGGGCGCCGACACCGACCTCGCGGACTTCTGGACTGCGGCGGTGGCCCGGTGA
- a CDS encoding exo-alpha-sialidase produces MSGVRVLVGTRKGAFVLTADAERERWDVSGPLFPGWEIYHVAGSPADPGRLYASQSSGWFGQLIQRSDDGGTTWEQVGSRFEYDGVPGTHQWYDGTPHPWEFARVWHLEPSRTDPDTVYAGVEDAALFRSVDGGHEWQELPGLRGHGSGPAWQPGAGGMCLHTIVLDPVDPQRIFVAISAAGAFRTDDGGVTWRPINRGLRSDGIPDPDAEVGHCVHRIAIHPSRPEVLFMQKHWDVMRSDDAGESWHEISGDLPSDFGFPIAVHPHEPDTVYVVPIKSDSQHFPPDGRLRVYRSRTGGNEWEPLTQGLPQSNCYVNVLRDAMAVDSLDRCGVYFGTTGGQVYASADDGDSWAPIVRDLPAVLSVEVQTLP; encoded by the coding sequence ATGAGCGGCGTACGGGTGCTGGTGGGCACACGCAAGGGCGCGTTCGTATTAACGGCGGACGCCGAACGGGAGCGTTGGGACGTCAGCGGGCCTCTCTTCCCGGGCTGGGAGATCTACCACGTCGCCGGCTCCCCGGCCGACCCGGGCCGGCTCTACGCATCGCAGTCGTCGGGCTGGTTCGGCCAGCTCATCCAGCGCTCGGACGACGGCGGCACGACGTGGGAGCAGGTGGGTAGCCGGTTCGAGTACGACGGCGTCCCCGGCACGCACCAGTGGTACGACGGGACGCCACATCCGTGGGAATTCGCGCGCGTCTGGCATCTTGAACCGTCGCGGACCGATCCGGATACGGTCTACGCCGGCGTCGAGGACGCGGCCTTGTTCCGCTCGGTGGACGGCGGGCACGAGTGGCAGGAACTGCCCGGGCTGCGCGGCCACGGCTCGGGACCGGCGTGGCAGCCCGGCGCCGGCGGGATGTGCCTGCACACGATCGTGCTGGACCCAGTCGACCCGCAGCGGATCTTTGTCGCGATCTCCGCGGCCGGCGCGTTCCGAACCGACGACGGCGGCGTGACCTGGCGGCCGATCAACCGCGGCCTGCGTTCCGACGGCATCCCGGACCCCGACGCGGAGGTCGGCCACTGCGTGCACCGGATCGCGATACACCCGTCCCGTCCGGAGGTCCTGTTCATGCAGAAGCACTGGGACGTCATGCGCAGCGACGACGCCGGCGAGTCATGGCACGAGATCAGCGGCGACCTGCCCAGCGACTTCGGGTTTCCGATCGCGGTCCATCCGCACGAGCCCGACACGGTATACGTCGTCCCCATCAAGAGCGACTCGCAGCACTTCCCGCCGGATGGCAGGCTCCGGGTCTACCGCAGCCGCACGGGCGGCAACGAGTGGGAGCCGCTCACCCAGGGCCTGCCGCAGAGCAACTGCTACGTGAACGTGCTGCGCGACGCGATGGCCGTCGACTCGCTGGACCGGTGCGGGGTGTATTTCGGCACGACCGGCGGCCAGGTCTACGCGTCGGCCGACGATGGGGACAGCTGGGCACCGATCGTGCGGGACCTCCCGGCCGTGCTGTCGGTCGAAGTCCAGACCCTGCCATGA
- a CDS encoding cobalamin-dependent protein (Presence of a B(12) (cobalamin)-binding domain implies dependence on cobalamin itself, in one of its several forms, or in some unusual lineages, dependence on a cobalamin-like analog.), with translation MQCLAATGDYLRALSRQDRGAAIDVATRAADAPVPVADVIEQMLAPAQVEIGLRAQRADWTIADEHAATAITEIVLSVLALRQPAPVPRPAPICVTTPSGEWHGMAARMVAEGLRARGWDAIFLGTDLPDDHLGRFLHRVRPAALLLSCTTAAALPQLARSLEVAVDAGVPTLVGGAACGTDERRARAVGANAWARDTATAHALLCRWIDEGVAPSPAQRAGIPADYLDLISRRSSLVDRLAVPSEGSMAPAAAATRPRPSIRQVSAQLVDVLAASLFVDDPRLFQEHVNWLVDMLDARGTSPDATRALLDFLQAALIDIPRAERFTAISKKSRSA, from the coding sequence ATGCAGTGTCTCGCTGCGACCGGAGACTACCTGCGGGCTTTGTCGAGGCAGGATCGCGGTGCTGCCATCGATGTGGCCACGCGGGCGGCGGACGCCCCGGTCCCGGTGGCGGACGTCATCGAGCAGATGCTCGCGCCGGCCCAGGTGGAGATCGGCCTCCGCGCCCAGCGCGCCGACTGGACGATCGCCGATGAGCACGCGGCGACCGCCATCACCGAGATCGTGCTCAGCGTCCTCGCGCTGCGCCAGCCCGCCCCGGTCCCGCGCCCAGCGCCCATCTGCGTGACCACTCCGTCCGGCGAGTGGCATGGCATGGCCGCCCGGATGGTCGCCGAGGGCTTGCGGGCCCGTGGCTGGGACGCCATCTTCCTGGGCACCGACCTCCCGGACGACCACCTCGGGCGGTTCCTGCACCGCGTACGGCCGGCGGCTCTGCTGCTCAGCTGCACGACGGCGGCCGCGCTTCCCCAGCTCGCCCGCTCCCTCGAGGTGGCCGTCGACGCCGGCGTCCCGACGCTCGTCGGAGGGGCCGCATGCGGCACGGACGAACGCCGGGCCCGCGCCGTCGGGGCGAACGCGTGGGCGCGGGACACCGCGACGGCGCATGCGTTGCTCTGCAGGTGGATCGACGAGGGCGTCGCTCCCTCTCCCGCACAGCGCGCGGGCATCCCGGCGGACTATCTGGATCTCATCAGCCGGCGCAGCTCGCTGGTCGACCGGCTCGCGGTTCCGTCAGAGGGATCGATGGCACCGGCCGCGGCCGCCACCCGGCCACGCCCGTCGATCCGACAGGTCAGCGCTCAACTGGTGGACGTCCTCGCGGCGAGCCTCTTCGTGGACGACCCACGACTGTTCCAGGAGCACGTCAACTGGCTGGTCGACATGCTGGACGCTCGCGGTACATCACCGGATGCGACACGCGCCCTGCTCGACTTCCTGCAGGCCGCCTTGATCGACATCCCGCGCGCGGAACGGTTCACCGCGATCAGCAAGAAGTCGCGAAGCGCGTGA
- a CDS encoding alpha/beta hydrolase produces the protein MAARVTWRAEPGDPSDSTDPAGGAGGSAEEFAAAAAYRWERGSGGRSPVLMLHGLGGDAGQLWPVAGTDGRADRLAPDLRGHGCTGLVGDPADLTFPGMAADVAALLRRLHFGPAAVVGVSMGAGVAAALALREPAVVRSLLLIRPAWGETVPPPNLRPLLAVADCLRRYGAAGRGRFARTGTYTEVAARSPTAAASLLAQFDAADAARRSVRLARMPWSAPFRSYRELAGVTVPTLVVGAPRDPLHPLALAEQWAAAVPGAVLRTVPARDDDPIGHRARLAELAADFGS, from the coding sequence GTGGCGGCCCGGGTGACCTGGCGGGCCGAGCCTGGCGATCCCTCGGACTCGACCGATCCGGCCGGCGGGGCGGGCGGGTCGGCGGAGGAGTTCGCGGCCGCGGCGGCGTACCGGTGGGAGCGCGGGTCAGGAGGGCGGTCGCCGGTCCTGATGTTGCACGGGCTCGGCGGCGACGCCGGCCAGCTGTGGCCGGTGGCCGGGACAGACGGCCGGGCCGACCGGTTGGCGCCGGACCTGCGCGGGCACGGCTGCACCGGCCTGGTCGGCGACCCGGCCGACCTCACCTTCCCCGGCATGGCCGCGGACGTGGCCGCGCTGCTGCGCCGGCTGCATTTCGGGCCGGCCGCGGTTGTCGGGGTGTCCATGGGCGCCGGTGTCGCGGCGGCGCTCGCGTTGCGGGAGCCGGCCGTGGTCCGGTCGTTGCTGCTGATCCGGCCGGCCTGGGGCGAGACCGTGCCGCCCCCGAATCTGCGGCCGCTGCTCGCGGTCGCCGACTGCCTGCGCCGGTACGGCGCCGCCGGCCGGGGCCGGTTCGCCCGGACCGGCACGTACACGGAGGTGGCGGCCCGCTCGCCGACCGCGGCGGCCAGCCTGCTGGCCCAGTTCGACGCTGCCGACGCGGCCCGGCGCAGCGTCCGGCTGGCCCGGATGCCGTGGTCGGCGCCGTTCCGGTCATACCGGGAGCTGGCCGGTGTCACGGTGCCCACCCTGGTCGTCGGGGCGCCCCGGGACCCCCTGCACCCGCTCGCGCTGGCCGAGCAATGGGCGGCAGCAGTCCCCGGCGCGGTGCTGCGCACCGTGCCGGCAAGGGACGACGATCCGATCGGCCATCGGGCCAGGCTGGCCGAGCTGGCGGCCGACTTCGGGTCCTGA
- a CDS encoding alcohol dehydrogenase catalytic domain-containing protein: MKAAVVAAPGRLAITELPDPAPLDHQVVVRVHTCGICGTDLHVLDGDYGVVRYPVIPGHEFTGTVVAVGRAVRDLTVGTAVAVDPMDYCDACDRCRAGWTNMCLRGGGLGTTAPGALAEYVAVTGARCEPLPDGLIPELGSLVEPLSCVLHGLDRLGPVLGEPALVFGAGPIGLLTAALLDRAGAEVDVVDRNRDRLPTAAAFGARRTGTAAAELDQGGWGVLVDATGSPRAIADAFRYARRTARIGLLGVSGPGASFEFEPFDIVARELTVVGVNSVRHSFGRAARLLAAGRLPVQLLHGAAYPLARTADALAAARRGEGLKTRVEIT, translated from the coding sequence GTGAAGGCTGCGGTCGTCGCCGCGCCCGGCAGGCTGGCGATCACCGAGCTGCCCGACCCGGCCCCGCTGGACCACCAGGTGGTGGTACGGGTGCACACCTGCGGGATCTGCGGCACCGACCTGCACGTGCTGGACGGCGACTACGGCGTTGTTCGCTACCCGGTGATCCCCGGGCACGAGTTCACCGGCACCGTGGTCGCGGTCGGCCGGGCCGTCCGGGATCTCACGGTCGGCACCGCGGTCGCCGTCGACCCGATGGACTACTGCGACGCCTGCGACCGCTGCCGGGCCGGCTGGACCAACATGTGCCTGCGCGGCGGCGGCCTCGGCACCACCGCCCCCGGCGCGCTGGCCGAGTACGTCGCGGTGACCGGCGCCCGCTGCGAGCCGCTGCCCGACGGCCTCATCCCCGAGCTGGGCAGCCTGGTCGAGCCGCTGTCCTGCGTGCTGCACGGCCTGGACCGGCTCGGCCCGGTGCTCGGCGAGCCGGCTCTGGTGTTCGGGGCCGGCCCGATCGGGCTGCTCACCGCCGCGCTGCTGGACCGGGCCGGGGCCGAGGTGGACGTGGTGGACCGCAACCGGGACCGGCTGCCCACCGCGGCGGCGTTCGGGGCGCGGCGTACCGGCACCGCAGCGGCGGAGCTGGACCAGGGCGGCTGGGGCGTGCTGGTGGACGCGACCGGCAGCCCGCGGGCCATCGCCGACGCCTTCCGGTACGCCCGCCGCACCGCCCGGATCGGCCTGCTCGGGGTGAGCGGGCCGGGCGCGAGCTTCGAGTTCGAGCCGTTCGACATCGTGGCCCGGGAGCTGACCGTGGTCGGGGTCAATTCGGTTCGGCACAGCTTCGGCCGGGCCGCCAGGCTGCTGGCCGCCGGCCGGCTGCCGGTGCAGCTGCTGCACGGCGCCGCGTACCCGCTGGCCCGGACGGCGGACGCACTGGCCGCGGCCCGCCGCGGCGAGGGCTTGAAGACGAGGG